One Brassica napus cultivar Da-Ae chromosome A1, Da-Ae, whole genome shotgun sequence genomic region harbors:
- the LOC106355979 gene encoding putative pentatricopeptide repeat-containing protein At1g28020, with protein sequence MKLLGQQARRIQPSNIAPTSIRHAGTLVSPHRNNSALLLRIATAIDQKTPVVEALEQWKEQEWMSSHRVYTLFPEDMASRILLIDTVLGLKEAERFFETIPETMKDYTVYTSLLTLYTRNDDTLDKAEAVFEKMREIGFLLKPTPFNLMLSLYSPLKRHDNVNSLLSEMEDNNVKPDDLTANHALSVYAAVSNIKAMEKFLSSNQRIKLEWGTCIDMAKAYLKSGATEKSLAMLHRTELLVDCASRKPAYEALMSVYGDVGEREDVYRIWELHKNAGSSNEGYRAVISALSSIGDMEGAEVIYREWELGGLPFDASIPNTLISGYHALGMERRLRN encoded by the exons ATGAAACTTCTTGGTCAACAAGCAAGGCGGATCCAGCCTTCCAACATTGCTCCTACCTCCATCCGCCACGCCGGAACCCTAGTTTCTCCTCACCGTAACAACAGCGCTTTACTGCTTCGTATCGCCACGGCTATAGATCAGAAGACACCAGTCGTTGAAGCCCTTGAGCAATGGAAAGAACAAG AATGGATGAGTTCACATCGTGTCTACACTCTCTTTCCGGAAGATATGGCGTCTAGGATTTTACTTATAGATACTGTTCTAGGTCTAAAAGAAGCAGAGAGGTTCTTTGAAACCATCCCTGAGACAATGAAGGACTACACAGTCTACACATCTCTGTTAACTTTGTACACAAGAAACGACGACACTCTTGACAAAGCAGAAGCTGTTTTCGAGAAGATGAGAGAGATAGGGTTCCTCTTGAAACCTACCCCGTTCAACCTAATGCTATCTCTCTACAGTCCATTGAAACGCCACGATAATGTCAACAGTCTCCTGAGCGAGATGGAAGACAACAACGTCAAGCCGGATGATCTCACAGCGAACCACGCCCTCTCGGTATACGCAGCTGTGTCCAACATCAAGGCAATGGAGAAGTTTCTGAGCAGCAACCAGAGAATCAAACTGGAGTGGGGAACGTGCATCGACATGGCAAAGGCTTACTTGAAGTCAGGCGCAACGGAAAAGTCCTTAGCTATGCTGCATAGAACAGAGCTGTTGGTTGATTGCGCGTCAAGGAAGCCGGCTTACGAGGCGCTGATGAGTGTGTATGGAGACGTGGGGGAGAGGGAAGATGTGTATAGGATTTGGGAGCTTCACAAGAACGCGGGTTCGAGTAACGAAGGGTACAGGGCTGTGATAAGTGCACTCTCGAGTATAGGAGACATGGAAGGTGCTGAAGTGATATATAGAGAGTGGGAGCTTGGTGGTCTTCCGTTTGATGCTAGCATCCCTAACACTCTCATCTCTGGATATCATGCTTTGGGAATGGAGAGAAGACTAAGAAACTAA